A region of Panicum virgatum strain AP13 chromosome 8N, P.virgatum_v5, whole genome shotgun sequence DNA encodes the following proteins:
- the LOC120684807 gene encoding putative serpin-Z5, producing MARKRPRTRRSNSAVLTALSLCLTKHLAPAEGDGSDSNLVFSPASIYATLALLAAGARGGTLQELLDALGGGSRDDLAAFARRVAERALADRSCSSGRGPAVAFACGAWHDAAWAPRPEFRDAAAAAYKAEARAVDFSNEPEKAVNVINGGVAAATNNHIDSILDSSSVNALTNLVVASAIYFKGKWEAPFTKSNTRVDKFHRLDGSFADVPFMRSWRSQLVAVRNGYKVLKLPYKSPAPAPPPYSMCIFLPDERDGLAGLVAKIASGPGFCYYRLPTERVQVGDFRLPKFKLSASGSVMQALRDDMGITSAFVAGEADLSGMAKRDGDEAGTLLHVGDVRHKAVLEVNEEGVAVATSSYMLCGASAVMTDQQKTVDFVADHPFVFFVIEEVSRAILFVGRVLDPSI from the exons ATGGCGCGCAAGCGGCCAAGGACACGCAGGTCCAACAGCGCCGTTCTGACGGCGCTCTCGCTCTGCCTCACCAAGCACCTCGCCCCCGCCGAGGGAGACGGCAGTGACTCGAACCTCGTCTTCTCGCCGGCGTCCATCTACGCCACGCTGGCGCTGCTCGCTgcgggcgcccgcggcggcacgCTCCAAGAGCTCCTGGACGCGCTGGGCGGGGGGTCCCGCGACGACCTCGCGGCGTTCGCCCGCCGCGTCGCGGAGCGCGCGCTCGCGGACCGGTCGTGCTCGTCGGGCCGTGGGCCGGCCGTCGCGTTCGCGTGCGGCGCGTGGCACGACGCCGCGTGGGCGCCGCGGCCGGAgttccgcgacgccgccgccgcggcctacAAGGCCGAGGCCCGCGCCGTCGACTTCAGCAACGAG CCCGAGAAGGCAGTTAACGTGATcaacggcggcgtggcggcagcCACCAACAACCACATCGATTCGATCCTAGATTCGAGTTCAGTGAACGCGCTCACGAACCTCGTCGTCGCCAGCGCCATCTACTTCAAGGGCAAGTGGGAGGCACCGTTCACCAAGTCCAACACCAGGGTGGACAAGTTCCACCGCCTCGACGGCAGCTTCGCCGACGTGCCCTTCATGCGCTCGTGGCGGAGCCAGCTCGTCGCCGTCCGCAACGGGTACAAGGTGCTCAAGCTCCCATACAAATcaccagctccggcgccgccgcc GTACTCCATGTGCATCTTCCTGCCGGACGAACGCGACGGCCTTGCTGGCCTGGTCGCCAAGATCGCGTCCGGCCCTGGGTTCTGCTACTACCGCCTGCCGACCGAACGTGTCCAGGTCGGCGACTTCCGGCTGCCCAAGTTCAAGCTCTCCGCCTCCGGCAGCGTAATGCAGGCCCTGAGAGACGACATGGGGATCACTTCTGCTTTCGTTGCCGGCGAAGCGGACCTGTCCGGCATGGCCAAGCGCGACGGCGACGAAGCCGGCACGCTGCTGCACGTGGGGGACGTGCGCCACAAGGCGGTGCTCGAGGTGAACGAGGAAGGTGTGGCGGTCGCCACCAGCAGCTATATGCTCTGCGGGGCTAGTGCGGTAATGACAGATCAGCAGAAGACGGTGGATTTCGTCGCTGACCACCCGTTTGTGTTCTTTGTGATCGAGGAGGTGTCGCGAGCAATCCTCTTTGTTGGCCGTGTCCTCGACCCTTCAATTTAA